A region of Granulicella aggregans DNA encodes the following proteins:
- a CDS encoding DUF885 domain-containing protein codes for MRSFLSAVVLGVSFATASMSFAQNSATTRLASQNALFEEWYEAGLKASPERATAFGDYRYNDKLNDVSLAEVARREKENEAYLARLKAISTDGFAEQDVLSHELMQRSLEQAMANYSFKEYEMPVSQMDGPHTGLADLPLAVPLDSVKHYEDYIARLHQIPRVFTQTEEVLRAGMKDNLMPVKFLLEKVPAQCSGIIAADPFLLPLKKFPASFSDADKAKLTQEITDAVNNEVLPAYKQFSAFIAKDYAPHGRTTLSVTSLPGGEARYANNIRSRTTISTMTPDAIHQLGLREIDRIEADMLVIAKKEGFADLATFRESLKTNPKYKPTSSEQILEDYRKYIAQMQPKLPELFTFIPGAPVTVEAIPAFQSAMATHYQTGTPDGKRPGRVSVATSDYEKRTLIDDEATAYHEGIPGHHMQLSVAQTLTGLPKFRLHNGNSGYAEGWALYAEQLGKEVGFYQDPVSDYGRLSSELFRAVRLVVDTGIHSKGWTRDQVVEFMRKSGSVDEPTIQSETDRYIAWPGQALAYKLGQLKFRELRERAKTELGPKFDIRTFHDEMLNGGSLPLDLLDARTNEWIAAQKGK; via the coding sequence ATGCGATCCTTCCTCTCTGCCGTCGTCCTGGGTGTGTCCTTTGCCACCGCTTCTATGTCCTTCGCCCAGAATTCTGCCACAACGCGGCTTGCGTCTCAGAACGCTCTCTTTGAGGAGTGGTACGAAGCGGGGTTGAAGGCGAGCCCGGAACGAGCTACGGCGTTTGGCGACTACCGATACAACGACAAGCTGAACGATGTCTCGCTTGCCGAAGTAGCGCGGCGCGAGAAGGAGAACGAAGCATATCTCGCACGGCTGAAGGCGATCTCGACGGACGGGTTCGCAGAGCAGGATGTGCTCTCGCACGAGCTGATGCAGCGCTCGCTGGAACAGGCGATGGCAAACTACAGCTTCAAAGAGTACGAGATGCCGGTCTCGCAGATGGATGGCCCCCACACCGGGCTAGCCGACCTTCCGCTCGCGGTCCCACTCGATTCGGTAAAGCATTATGAGGATTACATCGCGCGGCTGCATCAGATACCGCGAGTGTTTACGCAGACCGAAGAGGTGCTGCGAGCGGGGATGAAGGACAACCTGATGCCGGTGAAGTTTCTGTTGGAGAAGGTGCCGGCGCAGTGCTCTGGGATTATTGCGGCCGACCCGTTCCTGCTTCCGCTGAAGAAGTTTCCGGCGAGCTTTTCGGATGCCGACAAGGCGAAGCTGACCCAAGAGATTACGGACGCGGTCAATAACGAGGTGCTGCCGGCGTACAAGCAATTCTCGGCATTCATCGCGAAAGACTACGCGCCGCACGGACGCACAACGTTGTCGGTGACTTCGTTGCCGGGTGGCGAGGCGCGTTATGCCAACAATATCCGCAGCCGGACGACCATCAGCACGATGACGCCGGATGCGATCCATCAGCTTGGGCTGCGGGAGATCGATCGCATCGAGGCGGATATGCTGGTCATCGCAAAGAAAGAAGGCTTTGCGGACCTGGCTACGTTTCGTGAGTCGCTGAAGACAAACCCGAAGTACAAGCCCACCTCCTCCGAGCAGATTCTGGAGGACTACAGAAAATACATCGCGCAGATGCAGCCGAAACTACCGGAGCTGTTCACTTTCATTCCTGGAGCTCCGGTGACGGTGGAGGCGATCCCTGCGTTCCAGTCGGCGATGGCGACGCACTACCAGACCGGTACTCCGGATGGGAAGCGGCCGGGACGGGTGAGCGTGGCGACGTCGGACTATGAGAAGCGCACTCTGATCGACGACGAGGCGACGGCGTATCACGAGGGAATTCCGGGCCACCACATGCAGCTTTCGGTAGCGCAGACGTTGACCGGGCTGCCGAAGTTCCGGCTGCACAACGGCAACTCCGGCTATGCGGAGGGATGGGCGCTTTATGCGGAGCAGTTAGGCAAGGAGGTAGGCTTCTATCAGGACCCTGTGAGCGACTATGGACGGCTTTCGAGCGAGCTGTTCCGCGCGGTGCGGCTGGTGGTAGATACCGGGATTCACTCGAAGGGATGGACGCGGGATCAGGTGGTCGAGTTCATGCGCAAGAGCGGCTCGGTGGATGAGCCGACGATCCAGTCGGAGACGGACAGGTACATCGCATGGCCGGGACAGGCTCTGGCGTACAAGCTGGGGCAGTTGAAGTTTCGCGAGCTACGCGAGCGGGCGAAGACTGAGCTGGGTCCGAAGTTCGACATTCGGACGTTCCATGACGAGATGCTGAATGGCGGGAGTTTGCCGCTGGATCTGCTCGATGCGCGGACGAACGAGTGGATCGCAGCGCAGAAGGGTAAATGA
- a CDS encoding YncE family protein → MKRLVGVAGCAAVALMAVQGVAQQWPYKVLSTTKVGGEGGFDYVYADSASRKLYVPRIGTDGAVAVFDLDTLKYAGSIEKTSGHGVAVASGHGFASSSPVAMWDAKTLAPIKTIDVKGRPDGIFADKFNDRVYIFSHVDPNATVIDSKDGAVLGTIDLGGAPEQAVSDGKGHVYVAIEDKGKVAVIDAKTMTVSTSFDLQGKGDGCAGLAIDARHEILFAACREPQAMVVLSAKDGKIITTLPIGKGTDGAVFNPETKEVFSSQGDGTLTIVKEESPTSFSVEENLTTMPRAKTLTLDAKTNKLYLISAEFGAAPPVEPGQKPARPPMVPGSFSILTVGK, encoded by the coding sequence ATGAAGCGATTGGTTGGCGTAGCGGGATGCGCGGCGGTTGCGCTGATGGCCGTTCAGGGGGTTGCGCAGCAGTGGCCATACAAAGTGCTTTCGACGACGAAGGTGGGTGGCGAGGGCGGCTTCGACTACGTCTATGCGGACTCGGCGAGCCGGAAGCTTTACGTGCCGAGGATAGGGACAGACGGAGCCGTCGCAGTATTCGATCTCGATACATTGAAGTATGCGGGTTCGATCGAGAAGACGAGCGGGCATGGCGTTGCCGTAGCCTCCGGGCATGGATTTGCGTCGAGCAGCCCGGTCGCGATGTGGGATGCGAAGACCCTGGCGCCGATCAAGACGATTGACGTGAAGGGCCGGCCGGACGGGATCTTCGCAGACAAGTTCAACGACCGCGTGTACATCTTCAGCCATGTCGATCCGAACGCAACGGTGATCGATTCCAAGGATGGGGCGGTGCTGGGAACGATCGACCTGGGAGGAGCTCCGGAGCAGGCGGTCTCGGACGGCAAGGGGCATGTTTACGTCGCGATTGAGGATAAGGGCAAGGTCGCGGTCATCGACGCGAAGACAATGACGGTCTCGACCAGCTTTGACCTGCAGGGCAAGGGCGATGGATGCGCGGGCCTGGCGATCGACGCAAGGCACGAGATCCTCTTTGCGGCATGCCGCGAGCCGCAGGCGATGGTGGTGCTGAGCGCGAAGGATGGCAAGATCATCACGACGTTGCCCATCGGCAAGGGGACGGATGGCGCGGTCTTCAATCCGGAGACAAAAGAAGTCTTCAGCTCACAGGGAGACGGGACGTTGACGATCGTGAAGGAAGAGAGCCCGACGAGCTTTTCTGTCGAAGAGAACCTGACAACGATGCCGCGCGCGAAGACGCTCACGCTGGACGCGAAGACGAACAAGCTGTATCTCATCTCCGCAGAGTTTGGCGCTGCGCCGCCGGTTGAGCCGGGGCAGAAGCCGGCAAGACCGCCAATGGTTCCGGGAAGCTTCTCGATCCTGACTGTAGGCAAGTAA
- a CDS encoding DNA gyrase inhibitor YacG produces the protein MSTAPKALFCPTCRKVVLATDEDFPFCSDRCRILDLGKWASGDYKISSPIQDPDLLEELARSNANRHPHSSEDSE, from the coding sequence ATGTCCACCGCACCCAAAGCTCTCTTCTGCCCCACCTGCCGCAAGGTCGTCCTTGCTACCGACGAAGACTTCCCCTTCTGCTCCGACCGCTGCCGCATCCTCGACCTTGGCAAGTGGGCCTCAGGCGACTACAAGATCAGCTCGCCCATCCAGGACCCCGACCTGCTCGAAGAGCTTGCCCGGTCAAACGCGAACCGTCATCCGCACAGCTCCGAAGACAGCGAATAG
- a CDS encoding phosphatidylglycerophosphatase A family protein → MANSKIQISEPSKTKTLWAWAIGTFFGAGLLKPGPGTYGSIAAMLLWFGAANVFHPTPFALAVGTTVAALIATLIGIPAATIVARESGREDPGHVVIDEVAGQLIALLFLPADWPHAILGLLLFRFFDILKPPPVRQLERLPAGTGIMMDDVAAGVLALIVSQILTHLIR, encoded by the coding sequence GTGGCGAACTCGAAGATTCAAATTAGCGAGCCTTCAAAGACCAAGACGCTCTGGGCCTGGGCCATCGGAACCTTCTTCGGAGCTGGACTGCTGAAGCCCGGTCCGGGAACCTACGGTTCCATCGCTGCGATGCTCCTCTGGTTCGGAGCGGCCAACGTCTTCCATCCCACCCCGTTCGCGCTCGCAGTCGGCACCACTGTCGCGGCTCTCATCGCGACGCTCATTGGTATTCCCGCAGCGACCATCGTCGCCCGTGAGTCTGGCCGCGAAGACCCCGGTCATGTCGTCATCGACGAGGTCGCCGGGCAGCTCATCGCACTGCTCTTTCTTCCCGCAGATTGGCCACACGCTATCCTTGGCCTGCTGCTCTTTCGCTTCTTCGACATCCTCAAGCCGCCGCCCGTTCGGCAGCTTGAACGCCTTCCCGCCGGCACCGGCATCATGATGGACGACGTCGCCGCAGGCGTGCTGGCGCTGATCGTCTCACAGATCTTGACCCACCTGATCCGCTGA
- a CDS encoding gluconolaconase: MTSLLDFLKPESPDAPHLHHLVPPAAMPGGEIEVHGSHLGPLHADLPSATIGDTPAPVALSRPTRATIRIPEGSISGDLVLHRNGASSNALYARVAVPMAENLHPVANPAVDADGRLFATFSGSRNQQVPVSIFSIDRDFQIRPFVRDLLNPSGLAFGPDGLLYASSRAEGTIYRISPEGKATLYAEGLGVATGIAFDAEGNLYVGDRSGTIFKIAAKSDPLEPEDAPRSIFVFATLEPSMAAYHLAFNGTGTLFVTGPTTSSNQLIHAIAPDGTTSMFYQGLGRAQGMAFDVDDNLYVAASLHGQRGIVRITPRKEASLAVSGSNLVGLAFLEDGCAALATRDALYHVALDIEGRRLA; the protein is encoded by the coding sequence GTGACCTCGCTCCTCGACTTCCTAAAACCCGAATCGCCCGATGCGCCCCATCTGCACCATCTCGTGCCACCTGCGGCCATGCCGGGCGGTGAGATCGAAGTCCACGGCTCCCACCTGGGGCCTCTCCATGCCGACCTTCCCAGCGCCACCATCGGCGACACTCCCGCTCCCGTCGCTCTCTCGCGGCCGACTCGCGCGACAATCCGAATCCCCGAAGGCAGCATCTCCGGCGACCTCGTCCTCCACCGCAACGGAGCTTCGAGCAACGCGCTCTACGCGCGCGTTGCAGTTCCGATGGCCGAGAATCTCCACCCCGTCGCCAACCCCGCTGTCGACGCCGATGGCCGCCTCTTTGCCACCTTCTCCGGCTCGCGGAACCAGCAGGTTCCCGTCTCCATCTTCTCCATCGACCGCGATTTCCAGATCCGACCCTTCGTCCGCGACCTGCTTAATCCCAGCGGCCTTGCCTTCGGCCCCGACGGCCTGCTCTACGCCAGTTCCCGCGCCGAAGGCACTATCTATCGCATCTCCCCAGAAGGAAAGGCGACCCTTTACGCCGAAGGCCTCGGCGTAGCCACAGGCATCGCCTTCGACGCCGAAGGCAACCTCTACGTAGGCGACCGCTCGGGAACGATCTTCAAGATCGCCGCCAAATCCGACCCTCTAGAGCCCGAAGACGCCCCGCGCAGCATCTTCGTCTTCGCCACGCTCGAACCGAGCATGGCCGCCTATCATCTCGCCTTCAATGGAACTGGAACCCTCTTCGTCACCGGTCCCACGACCAGTTCTAACCAATTAATCCACGCTATTGCCCCTGATGGGACGACATCTATGTTCTACCAGGGTCTTGGCCGCGCCCAGGGTATGGCCTTCGATGTCGATGACAATCTTTACGTCGCCGCGTCCCTGCATGGCCAGCGCGGCATCGTCCGCATCACGCCGCGCAAAGAGGCTTCGCTCGCCGTCTCCGGCTCGAATCTCGTCGGACTAGCCTTTCTGGAAGACGGCTGCGCTGCGCTCGCTACCCGCGATGCTCTCTACCACGTAGCCCTTGACATCGAAGGCCGCAGGCTGGCGTAG
- a CDS encoding glycoside hydrolase family 43 protein has product MCRIVKGIVWVFLVTCALPAVMAGREPAAIPILPNADPFITLNTVNGKYLLLATTGHNITLWRGPTIETAASESKVLFTPTDDLTELWSPTIWQRGDRWWIYFTARAAGKEHAIYVLESDTKDEWGSYTFRGALDLGRPAIDPSILTVRGIDYLMFVNVDLEENDISMVRLAEPIKPVGEKVLIAEPEFPWEKGAGSTKNYPVDEGPSALYHGDKTFVVFSGSDTASPFYCLGLLTFQGGDPLNRKNWKKTPRPLFSAAPVNGVYGPGRGTFAHAADGSEWLLYAAKSTDAPTAAHRTTRAQRFTWSADGTPNFGTALKVR; this is encoded by the coding sequence ATGTGCAGGATTGTAAAGGGAATTGTCTGGGTTTTTCTGGTTACGTGCGCATTGCCTGCCGTGATGGCGGGGCGGGAACCTGCGGCGATTCCTATTCTCCCTAACGCCGACCCATTTATCACGTTGAATACAGTGAACGGAAAGTATTTGCTGCTCGCAACCACTGGCCACAACATCACGCTCTGGCGCGGGCCGACAATCGAGACCGCAGCGAGCGAGTCCAAAGTCCTGTTTACTCCAACAGACGATCTCACGGAGCTTTGGTCGCCTACCATCTGGCAAAGGGGCGACAGATGGTGGATCTACTTCACCGCTCGGGCCGCAGGTAAGGAGCACGCCATCTACGTGCTGGAGTCAGACACGAAAGATGAGTGGGGAAGCTATACCTTTCGCGGCGCTCTCGATCTGGGGCGGCCAGCGATCGACCCTTCGATCCTGACTGTGAGAGGAATCGACTACCTGATGTTCGTAAACGTCGATCTCGAAGAGAACGACATCTCTATGGTTCGGCTGGCAGAGCCCATCAAGCCGGTCGGAGAGAAGGTGCTCATCGCGGAGCCGGAGTTTCCTTGGGAGAAGGGTGCGGGCAGCACGAAGAACTACCCGGTGGACGAAGGGCCGAGCGCGCTCTATCACGGCGACAAAACGTTCGTGGTGTTCTCCGGGTCGGATACGGCTTCGCCGTTTTATTGCCTCGGGCTGCTGACGTTCCAGGGTGGCGATCCGCTGAACCGTAAGAACTGGAAGAAGACCCCGCGACCTCTGTTCTCAGCCGCACCGGTAAATGGAGTCTACGGGCCGGGCAGAGGAACGTTCGCGCACGCGGCGGACGGATCGGAATGGCTGCTGTACGCGGCCAAGAGCACCGATGCGCCGACTGCGGCTCATCGGACGACGCGTGCACAACGGTTTACCTGGAGCGCGGACGGAACGCCAAACTTCGGGACGGCGTTGAAGGTGCGCTGA
- the rplS gene encoding 50S ribosomal protein L19, producing MSIHPIMQKLAAKFERTDLPPFAPGDTVRVQVKIKEGEKERLQAFEGMVIASRKGPHGTFTVRKMSFGQGVERIFPYNSKVVDTVTKVRSYEVRRSKLFYLRGLRGKAARLKEVARATK from the coding sequence ATGTCCATACATCCCATCATGCAGAAGCTGGCCGCCAAGTTCGAGCGGACCGATCTCCCCCCATTCGCTCCTGGCGACACCGTCCGCGTTCAGGTCAAGATCAAGGAAGGCGAGAAAGAACGCCTCCAGGCATTCGAGGGCATGGTCATCGCCTCGCGCAAGGGCCCGCACGGCACCTTCACCGTCCGCAAGATGAGCTTCGGCCAGGGCGTCGAGCGTATCTTCCCCTACAACTCCAAGGTCGTCGACACCGTGACCAAGGTTCGCTCCTACGAAGTCCGCCGCTCGAAGCTGTTCTACCTGCGCGGCCTCCGTGGCAAGGCTGCCCGTCTCAAGGAAGTCGCCCGCGCCACCAAGTAG
- a CDS encoding ribonuclease HII yields the protein MPAAPSQKKSVKAAAAKQRMLKQLICSDAPEQALRYAGFERIAGVDEVGRGALFGPVVAAAVILPERIAHLAEAGLKDSKQMLREDREAMDAKIRSMALAVSVAEVSAEIIDSINIYQATRLAMRLAVEGLAVDPDHLLIDAMRIDHVCAQTKLIYGDSLSLSIAAASVIAKVHRDALMRQLDELHPQYGLASHKGYATPEHRRALKEHGPCPLHRQTFAPVALSSGRMAGEVTQTLFDEDPNFEDAIIDATDLEECVDWA from the coding sequence ATGCCTGCTGCCCCATCGCAAAAGAAGAGCGTCAAAGCCGCAGCCGCCAAGCAACGCATGTTGAAGCAGCTCATCTGCAGCGACGCCCCGGAGCAGGCACTTCGTTATGCCGGATTCGAACGCATCGCAGGCGTGGATGAAGTAGGCCGCGGAGCCCTCTTCGGCCCGGTCGTCGCCGCTGCCGTCATCCTCCCGGAGCGCATCGCCCATCTCGCAGAGGCTGGGCTGAAAGACTCCAAACAGATGCTCCGCGAAGACCGCGAGGCGATGGACGCAAAGATCCGCAGCATGGCGCTCGCCGTCAGCGTCGCCGAGGTCTCCGCTGAGATCATCGACTCCATCAACATCTACCAGGCGACGCGCCTCGCCATGCGCCTCGCCGTCGAAGGCTTGGCCGTCGACCCCGACCATCTCCTCATCGACGCCATGCGCATCGACCACGTCTGCGCCCAGACCAAGCTGATCTATGGCGACTCCCTCAGTCTCTCAATCGCCGCAGCTTCAGTCATTGCCAAAGTCCATCGCGACGCGCTTATGCGCCAGCTCGATGAGCTTCACCCGCAGTACGGCCTTGCCTCTCACAAGGGCTACGCCACGCCCGAACACCGCCGCGCTCTGAAGGAGCACGGCCCCTGCCCGCTCCATCGCCAGACCTTCGCTCCGGTCGCACTGAGTAGCGGCCGAATGGCGGGAGAAGTCACACAAACGCTCTTCGACGAAGACCCGAACTTCGAAGACGCCATCATCGACGCAACCGACCTAGAGGAGTGTGTAGATTGGGCTTGA
- a CDS encoding PIG-L deacetylase family protein produces MLVVAHPDDECYAFGGALSLAADRGIETYVVCLTDGQAATNRGDAASAQELGAMRRAEFAASCKVLGVTHNELLDYQDGRLEFANFPQAAGRIVERIRRFKPDVVLTFGSDGGPNIHADHMMVSMFTTAAFHWAGRPNRYPDLAQPFQPRRLFTVTSSFEIPDRQPPMPSPWTVSLDITTAQERKAEAFRQHLSQAPLMESTKELFEKFGQQEFYTLLASESSQPARHMTDLFEGL; encoded by the coding sequence ATGCTCGTAGTGGCTCACCCGGACGACGAATGCTATGCATTTGGCGGCGCGCTCTCGTTGGCCGCCGATCGCGGCATCGAAACGTACGTCGTCTGCCTGACAGATGGTCAAGCAGCTACAAATCGCGGAGACGCCGCCTCAGCCCAGGAGCTTGGTGCCATGCGCCGCGCCGAGTTCGCCGCCTCCTGCAAGGTCCTCGGCGTCACCCACAACGAGCTCCTCGACTACCAGGATGGCCGCCTCGAGTTCGCCAACTTCCCCCAGGCCGCAGGCCGTATCGTCGAGCGCATCCGCCGCTTCAAACCAGATGTCGTTCTCACCTTCGGCAGCGATGGCGGCCCCAACATCCACGCCGACCACATGATGGTCTCCATGTTTACCACCGCCGCCTTCCACTGGGCCGGCCGGCCCAATCGTTATCCAGACCTTGCCCAGCCCTTCCAGCCACGACGTCTCTTCACCGTCACCTCCAGCTTCGAAATTCCCGACCGCCAGCCGCCCATGCCTTCGCCCTGGACGGTCTCGCTCGACATCACCACCGCGCAGGAGCGCAAGGCCGAGGCCTTCCGCCAGCACCTCTCGCAAGCGCCTTTGATGGAGAGCACCAAAGAGCTCTTCGAAAAGTTCGGCCAGCAGGAGTTCTACACCCTCCTCGCTTCGGAGTCCTCTCAGCCCGCCCGCCACATGACGGACCTCTTCGAAGGACTTTGA
- a CDS encoding DUF1800 domain-containing protein, with product MRRCGLKSLVWPLIFNLALSVQSGSAASGQDSSLPAASGIRMFAGKSKVPSTPKGSALVPLNEHDRVLQLLDRFTFGPRPGELERVLAMGGDKWFEQQLKPESIPDAATDKRLGDFPTLNMKPEQALLLFPDRGAIGAVADGRMPYPTDPLLASMYEVQIYKFNQQKVSKTADAKGNFPPEPSDAEKAAQKAADQATAARIAGELFALPKNQRMAELIKMSVPERIAFTSYLAGDQRNLLLNDLTPREREIFQGMSSNVNAAGNIGNELAQARMVRDILTERQLLEVMTDFWFNHFNIYINKDSDQWYTTTYERDVIRKHALGKFGDLLAATATSPAMMVYLDNQLSIGPNSIANGVNPANPNSKKGNKGLNENYGREVMELHTVGVNGGYSQADVTSLAAILTGWTVDHPGQAGQFLFDPKRHEPGAKDWFGYRIAENGVATKISAAPIVRGGKTVSPAGSANVAAIPSVQGMNVDPGMKQGLEALAILAASPQTAHFISWKLAQRFVADDPPPALVDQMAKTYLSTDGDIKAVLRTLVASPEFNSKKYFRNKVKTPVEFVASAFRSTATDPANPGALVNTVRAMGMPLYNALPPTGYYITADKWMNTGALVDRLNFASQLTTNKFYNQKFDSSRVLAMGLMSEAGPVSAVQSSTEGKSTARPKLTSTLLAEEGKDPSPPGVASAGGQGVALRVLEDTIIGGQASAKTNQLIYKQLNDQPAGTSPVDTLNLLTALVLGSPEFQLR from the coding sequence ATGCGCCGATGTGGCCTTAAATCGCTGGTCTGGCCTCTCATCTTCAACCTTGCGCTGAGCGTTCAGAGCGGTTCGGCCGCATCCGGTCAGGACAGCTCACTGCCGGCGGCTTCCGGGATCAGGATGTTTGCAGGGAAGTCGAAGGTGCCTTCGACACCAAAGGGCTCTGCACTGGTGCCGCTGAACGAGCATGATCGCGTGCTGCAATTGCTGGATCGATTCACCTTCGGGCCGCGACCGGGCGAGTTGGAGCGTGTCCTGGCCATGGGAGGCGACAAGTGGTTTGAGCAGCAGCTCAAGCCGGAGTCGATCCCGGATGCTGCCACGGACAAACGGCTTGGTGACTTTCCGACCTTGAACATGAAGCCGGAGCAGGCCCTGCTGCTATTCCCTGACCGGGGCGCGATCGGAGCGGTTGCGGATGGCAGAATGCCGTATCCGACGGACCCTTTGCTGGCGTCGATGTACGAAGTACAGATCTACAAGTTCAATCAGCAGAAGGTGTCGAAGACCGCGGATGCGAAGGGGAACTTTCCTCCGGAACCGAGCGACGCGGAGAAGGCGGCGCAGAAGGCTGCAGACCAGGCGACGGCGGCGAGGATCGCCGGGGAGCTGTTCGCGCTGCCGAAGAACCAGCGGATGGCCGAGCTGATCAAGATGTCTGTCCCGGAAAGGATCGCGTTCACCAGCTATCTTGCGGGAGATCAGCGAAACCTGCTGCTAAACGACCTCACCCCGCGTGAGCGCGAGATCTTTCAAGGCATGAGCTCGAACGTGAACGCTGCCGGGAACATCGGGAACGAGCTGGCCCAGGCACGGATGGTGCGCGACATTCTTACCGAGCGGCAGTTGCTCGAGGTGATGACCGACTTCTGGTTCAACCACTTCAACATCTACATCAACAAAGACTCCGATCAGTGGTACACGACGACCTATGAGCGCGACGTGATCCGCAAACATGCTCTGGGCAAGTTTGGCGACCTGCTGGCGGCGACTGCGACGAGTCCGGCGATGATGGTTTACCTGGACAACCAGCTTTCGATAGGTCCGAACTCGATCGCAAACGGGGTGAACCCTGCGAATCCCAACTCGAAGAAGGGCAACAAGGGCCTGAACGAGAACTACGGCCGGGAGGTGATGGAGCTGCACACGGTCGGCGTGAATGGCGGCTACTCACAGGCCGATGTCACTTCCTTGGCCGCGATTCTGACGGGATGGACGGTCGACCATCCGGGACAGGCGGGCCAGTTCCTCTTCGATCCGAAGCGGCATGAGCCGGGGGCGAAGGACTGGTTTGGTTATCGCATAGCCGAGAACGGCGTGGCCACGAAGATCAGTGCCGCCCCGATAGTTCGTGGAGGAAAGACGGTGAGTCCTGCGGGATCGGCGAATGTGGCAGCGATTCCAAGCGTGCAGGGAATGAACGTCGATCCGGGCATGAAGCAGGGGCTGGAGGCACTCGCGATCCTGGCAGCAAGTCCGCAGACGGCTCACTTTATCAGTTGGAAGCTGGCACAGCGTTTTGTTGCTGACGATCCGCCGCCGGCGCTGGTCGACCAGATGGCGAAGACGTACCTCTCTACCGATGGAGATATCAAGGCCGTCCTTCGGACGCTGGTTGCCTCGCCGGAGTTCAACTCGAAGAAGTACTTCCGCAACAAGGTAAAGACGCCAGTGGAGTTTGTTGCCTCCGCCTTCCGCTCGACGGCGACCGATCCGGCTAATCCCGGTGCGCTGGTGAACACGGTCCGCGCGATGGGCATGCCGCTCTACAACGCGCTTCCGCCGACGGGATACTACATTACCGCAGACAAGTGGATGAACACGGGAGCTCTGGTTGACCGGCTGAACTTCGCCTCTCAGCTCACCACGAACAAGTTCTACAACCAGAAGTTCGATTCGTCGCGGGTGCTGGCTATGGGGCTGATGTCGGAGGCTGGACCGGTATCGGCAGTGCAGTCCTCGACGGAAGGGAAGTCCACGGCGCGCCCGAAGCTGACCTCAACGCTGCTCGCGGAAGAGGGGAAAGATCCGTCACCACCGGGCGTCGCGAGTGCGGGTGGCCAGGGGGTTGCGCTTCGTGTCCTCGAAGACACGATCATCGGCGGCCAGGCGTCTGCGAAGACGAACCAGTTGATCTACAAGCAGCTGAACGATCAACCAGCAGGAACGAGCCCTGTCGACACGTTGAATCTGCTGACGGCGCTGGTCTTGGGATCGCCGGAGTTTCAGCTGCGATAA
- a CDS encoding protein-methionine-sulfoxide reductase heme-binding subunit MsrQ has protein sequence MPKRVIFLLKVVVHLACLAPFVWLLHLYQNGSLGLLPDPVNFITHFTGDWALWTLLACLAITPVRRLHTSLGFLIRFRRMVGLYAFFYATLHLLTYILLFSGYDIPTALAGVQSGHLSEVWTQFKLVWPRMWDDIQKRRFIQVGFAAWVILLLLAATSPSAIMRAMGGKNWQRLHWSIYLAAWLGVTHFWWMVKPGVMSPLRVTIVLDVLLLARLSYWAMKKIRARRNLAA, from the coding sequence ATGCCGAAGCGCGTCATCTTTCTGCTGAAAGTCGTCGTTCATCTCGCGTGCCTGGCGCCGTTCGTTTGGCTGCTGCACCTCTACCAGAACGGATCGCTGGGGCTGCTTCCCGATCCGGTGAACTTTATTACCCACTTCACTGGCGACTGGGCGTTGTGGACGCTGCTTGCCTGCCTGGCGATCACGCCGGTGCGACGGCTGCATACTTCGTTGGGATTTCTGATCCGGTTCCGGCGGATGGTAGGGCTCTATGCGTTCTTCTACGCGACGCTGCACCTGCTAACGTACATCCTGCTCTTCTCTGGATATGACATTCCCACGGCGCTTGCTGGGGTGCAGTCGGGGCATCTCTCCGAGGTGTGGACGCAGTTCAAGCTGGTCTGGCCGAGGATGTGGGACGACATCCAGAAGCGGCGATTCATCCAGGTGGGGTTTGCGGCGTGGGTGATCCTGCTGCTGCTGGCTGCCACCTCGCCCTCCGCGATCATGCGGGCTATGGGAGGCAAGAACTGGCAGCGGCTGCACTGGTCGATCTACCTGGCAGCATGGCTGGGAGTGACGCACTTCTGGTGGATGGTGAAGCCAGGGGTGATGTCTCCGCTGAGAGTGACGATCGTGTTGGATGTGCTCTTGCTGGCGAGATTGTCCTATTGGGCGATGAAGAAGATCAGGGCAAGACGCAACTTGGCGGCCTGA